In Ostrea edulis chromosome 4, xbOstEdul1.1, whole genome shotgun sequence, a single window of DNA contains:
- the LOC125668606 gene encoding neurocalcin homolog, whose translation MGNKGSRLNPKTVEELQKHLGSELMDEDIKTWYQDYKESLTPGKTQLTRKDFIEVYNKLFTGDAKEFAEHVFRTFDTDGNNMVDFQEFVVGLFVSSSQDMDKKLNWAFRVYDINGDGYITKDEMSKIITSICKMTTAAVQSVDQLTQELFSDLDVNKDDKISYEEFLEGASKNDFVINLLQPDPEPDS comes from the exons ATGgggaacaagggaagcagactAAATCCAAAGACCGTGGAAGAATTACAGAAACACTTGGGATCAGAATTAATGGATGAAGACATCAAAACGTGGTACCAAGATTACAAAGAGTCACTGACCCCGGGCAAGACCCAGCTGACGCGAAAGGACTTTATAGAGGTGTACAATAAACTTTTTACTGGGGATGCTAAAGAGTTCGCAGAGCACGTGTTTCGAACGTTCGACACGGACGGAAATAACATGGTGGACTTCCAGGAATTTGTGGTGGGATTGTTTGTGTCCAGCAGCCAAGACATGGACAAGAAGTTAAACTGGGCTTTCCGTGTGTACGACATTAACGGGGATGGTTATATTACCAAGGACGAGATGAGCAAGATCATTACG TCAATATGTAAGATGACGACCGCTGCTGTACAGTCTGTAGACCAGCTGACCCAGGAGCTTTTCTCTGACTTGGATGTCAACAAGGACGATAAAATCAGTTACGAAGAATTCCTGGAAGGGGCCTCCAAGAATGACTTCGTAATCAATCTATTGCAGCCGGACCCGGAGCCCGACTCTTAA